DNA from Geobacillus vulcani PSS1:
CAGCAATTCAAACAGCCCGATCGAGGCCAATATATATGTTACTATTATAAACGGAAATCCGCCAAAAATAACAATCGGCAAAAAGAGCGCCGCCGCTATGACGCCGGTGATGATTCGCTGCTTCATCGCGCTGACACTCCTCCAAATCGGCGGTCGCGCCGCTGGTAAGCGGCAATCGCCTCTAAGAAATGTTGCTCCGTAAAATCCGGCCATAACACATCCGTAAACCAAAGTTCCGTATACGCCAACTGCCAAAGCATGAAATTGCTCAAGCGAATCTCCCCGCTCGTACGGATGAGCAAGTCAGGGTCAGCGAGCCCACTCGTCATCAAGTACGAGGAAATGAGCGGCTCGGTGATGTCTTCCGGCGCCAGCATCCCGCGTTCGACGTCTTTGGCGATTTGCTGGACGGCGGCAGTGATTTCCGACCGGCTTCCATAATTGAGGGCAAAGTTTAACAAGAGGCCGGTGTTGCTGCATGTTTCCTCCACGGCTTTCTCGACCGCCCGGCGCGTATGATCGGGCAGCGCCTCCGTATGACCGATCACTTGGACTTTGACATTTTCGGCGACGAGCTCAGGAAGAAACGTCGTCAAAAACTGCTCCGGCAGCTTCATCAAATAATCGACTTCACTTTTCGGACGTTTCCAGTTTTCTGTCGAAAACGCGTAAAGCGACAAAATCTGAATCCCCAGCTCGTTCGCAAAACGCGTGATTTTGCGCACCACTTGCATCCCTTCGTAATGGCCGGCCGCCCTCGGCAACGCCCGCTTTTTCGCCCATCTCCCGTTTCCGTCCATAATGATGGCGACGTGGTTCGGCACCGGATGCCTGAGCACCTCTTCTTTCGTCACCGGAACGTCTTTCTCTTTTGTTTTTCGCATTTTATTGAACATACGAGTCCTCCGGGATCGTGTTTTGCCTTTCCATTATAGCAAAAAAACCCTCCA
Protein-coding regions in this window:
- a CDS encoding isoprenyl transferase; the protein is MFNKMRKTKEKDVPVTKEEVLRHPVPNHVAIIMDGNGRWAKKRALPRAAGHYEGMQVVRKITRFANELGIQILSLYAFSTENWKRPKSEVDYLMKLPEQFLTTFLPELVAENVKVQVIGHTEALPDHTRRAVEKAVEETCSNTGLLLNFALNYGSRSEITAAVQQIAKDVERGMLAPEDITEPLISSYLMTSGLADPDLLIRTSGEIRLSNFMLWQLAYTELWFTDVLWPDFTEQHFLEAIAAYQRRDRRFGGVSAR